The Daucus carota subsp. sativus chromosome 7, DH1 v3.0, whole genome shotgun sequence genome window below encodes:
- the LOC108193913 gene encoding protein disulfide-isomerase like 2-1, giving the protein MHAEKMRFLKIYYIAFATLALFTISSAVADEVVVAFTDQNFDKVVGQDRDALIEFYAPWCGHCKKLAPEFEKLGSSFKKSESVLIGKVDCDEQKETCNKFGVSGYPTIQWFPKGSLEPKTYEGTHTAEALVDFVNSEGGANVKIAAVPSSVVVLNSDNFDGIVLDKTKDVLVEFYASWCGHCKSLAPIYEKVASAFNKEEDVVIANIDADIHKDIGEKYGVSGFPTLKFFPKGKKAEEEYYGGRDLHELMTFINERRATSQDGRGQLTSKADVVATLDNLVKEFASAGNDEKIAAFAHLQEEVMKLEGPDSRYGRIYLKSAKSFMDKGADYAKNEIQQLDRVLAKSTGAVEVDEFTLKKNILSAFA; this is encoded by the exons ATGCATGCAGAAAAAATGAGGTTTTTAAAGATATATTACATAGCTTTTGCAACACTGGCTTTGTTTACAATCTCATCAGCAGTAGCAGATGAGGTAGTTGTTGCATTTACTGATCAGAACTTTGACAAGGTGGTCGGTCAAGACCGCGATGCTCTCATTGAGTTCTATGCCCCTTG GTGTGGGCACTGTAAAAAGCTTGCTCCTGAATTTGAAAAGCTTGGGTCAAGTTTTAAAAAATCAGAATCTGTTTTGATTGGAAAG GTAGACTGTGATGAACAAAAGGAAACTTGCAACAAATTTGGGGTATCTGGGTACCCCACCATTCAGTGGTTTCCTAAAGGGTCTCTGGAGCCTAAAAC GTATGAAGGCACACACACTGCAGAAGCTCTTGTCGACTTTGTGAATAGTGAAGGAG GTGCTAATGTTAAGATAGCTGCAGTGCCCTCGAGTGTTGTGGTACTTAATTCTGATAACTTTGATGGGATTGTTTTGGATAAGACTAAGGATGTCCTGGTTGAATTCTATGCATCCTG GTGTGGTCACTGCAAAAGCCTTGCTCCT ATTTATGAGAAGGTTGCATCGGCCTTCAACAAGGAAGAAGATGTAGTAATTGCCAATATTGATGCTGACATTCACAAGGATATTGGAGAAAA GTACGGTGTTAGTGGCTTTCCAACTCTAAAATTCTTTCCCAAGGGTAAGAAAGCTGAAGAAGAATATTATGGTGGGAGAGACTTACATGAATTAATGACTTTTATCAATGAGAGGCGTGCTACTAGCCAGGATGGGAGAGGACAACTTACTTCTAAG GCTGATGTCGTTGCGACCTTGGACAACTTGGTGAAGGAGTTTGCAAGTGCTGGTAATGATGAAAAGATAGCAGCTTTTGCTCATTTGCAGGAGGAAGTTATGAAGCTTGAAGGTCCCGATTCAAG ATATGGCAGGATCTATCTGAAGTCTGCCAAGAGCTTCATGGATAAAGGTGCTGATTACGCTAAAAATGAAATCCAGCAGTTAGATCGTGTCCTGGCAAAG tCGACTGGTGCTGTGGAAGTTGATGAGTTCACTCTGAAGAAGAATATCCTGTCTGCCTTTGCTTGA
- the LOC108196701 gene encoding calreticulin — MATRLNPSFLSLAFLSLLAIASAKVFFEERFEDGWEDRWVKSDWKKDDNMAGEWNYTSGKWNGDSNDKGIQTSEDYRFYAISAEFPEFSNKDQTLVFQFLVKHEQKLDCGGGYMKLLSGEVDQKKFGGDTPYSIMFGPDICGYSTKKVHAILTYNDTNHLIKKDVPCETDQLSHVYTFILRPDATYSILIDNVEKQTGSLYSDWDLLPPKKIKDPEAKKPEDWDDKEFIPDPEDKKPEGYDDIPKEIQDADAKKPEDWDDEEDGEWTPPTVPNPEYKGPWTPKKIKNPAYKGKWKAPMIDNPDFKDDPEIYVFPKLKYVGIELWQVKSGTLFDNVLICDDADYAKKVAEETWGKNKDAEKAAFEEAEKKKEAEESKDDPIDSDAEDEGDAEDSDDGETDKEDHEDDNVAEADSEPKDEL; from the exons ATGGCGACTCGATTAAACCCTAGCTTTCTCTCTCTAgcttttctctctcttctcgCGATCGCCTCTGCCAAGGTCTTCTTCGAGGAACGCTTTGAAG ATGGATGGGAGGATAGGTGGGTTAAATCGGACTGGAAGAAAGATGATAACATGGCAGGGGAGTGGAATTACACTTCTGGTAAATGGAATGGGGACTCTAACGACAAAG GTATCCAAACTAGTGAAGACTACAGGTTTTATGCTATATCAGCTGAGTTTCCCGAATTCAGCAACAAAGACCAGACCTTAGTTTTTCAGTTTTTGGTCAAGCATGAACAAAAGCTTGACTGTGGTGGTGGCTACATGAAGTTGCTTAGTGGGGAAGTGGATCAAAAGAAATTTGGCGGTGATACCCCATACAG TATCATGTTTGGACCTGATATCTGTGGATATAGCACCAAGAAAGTACATGCCATCCTTACATACAATGACACAAATCACTTGATTAAGAAGGATGTTCCTTGTGAAACTGACCAGCTGTCTCATGTATATACCTTCATCCTTCGTCCTGATGCTACCTACAGCATTCTCATTGATAATGTGGAAAAGCAGACTGGAAGTTTGTACTCTGACTGGGATCTCCTTCCACCAAAGAAAATTAAGGATCCCGAGGCGAAAAAG CCTGAAGACTGGGATGACAAAGAATTCATCCCTGATCCTGAAGATAAGAAACCAGAG GGTTATGATGACATTCCCAAGGAGATACAAGATGCTGATGCCAAGAAG CCAGAGGACTGGGATGATGAGGAAGATGGTGAGTGGACACCACCAACAGTCCCAAATCCCGAGTACAAGGGTCCATGGACACCCAAG AAAATTAAGAATCCAGCCTACAAAGGAAAGTGGAAGGCACCTATGATTGACAACCCAG ACTTTAAGGATGACCCAGAGATCTATGTTTTCCCAAAGCTAAAGTATGTTGGCATTGAATTGTGGCAG GTGAAATCTGGAACCCTCTTTGACAATGTCTTGATCTGTGACGATGCGGACTATGCTAAGAAGGTGGCTGAAGAAACATGGGGCAAGAACAAAGAT GCTGAGAAAGCAGCATTTGAGGAggcagaaaagaagaaagaggcTGAG GAATCAAAGGACGATCCAATTGATTCTGAT GCTGAAGATGAAGGAGATGCTGAGGATTCTGATGATGGTGAAACAGACAAGGAAGATCATGAAGATGACAACGTTGCTGAAGCGGATTCTGAACCCAAG GATGAGCTATAG
- the LOC108194903 gene encoding uncharacterized protein LOC108194903, with the protein MYFTANLAVDARYFEKVEELRDRYSLEGFDNVEELEASPRDARFLYLDEEELEGIKWVDDARDLHDAIGHIEGCEVVGLDSESKPIYKKGMKQKVCILQISAEKMVYILDLIKLFEDVPDVLDNCLSRLFHSRILKLGYDFENDMMQLAISYEGLKCFQHCERLLDFRNSSHKRGGLSGLAKKILGAEIDKTRRVSNWEQRPLTQKQLEYAALDAAVLLKIYAHLPDQAEFKVRDWTSGIEKGHHLDKPPEPMNGSASGWIIAPSGWES; encoded by the exons ATGTATTTTACT GCTAATTTAGCGGTGGATGCCCGTTACTTTGAGAAAGTTGAAGAGCTGCGTGACCGCTACTCCCTTGAAGGTTTTGACAATGTAGAAG AACTTGAAGCAAGCCCCAGAGATGCACGATTTCTGTATCTTGACGAGGAGGAACTAGAAGGCATTAAGTGGGTTGATGATGCCCGTGATTTGCATGATGCTATTGGACACATTGAGGGATGTGAAGTTGTGGGGCTTGATAGTGAGTCCAAACCTATTTACAAAAAAGGAATGAAGCAGAAG GTTTGTATTCTGCAAATTTCTGCAGAAAAAATGGTCTATATCTTAGACTTAATAAAGTTGTTTGAAGATGTACCAGATGTTCTAGACAACTGTTTGTCTCGCCTATTTCACTCCAGGATTCTGAAGCTTG GTTATGACTTTGAGAATGATATGATGCAACTTGCCATATCGTATGAAGGTTTGAAATGTTTCCAGCACTGTGAGAGGCTACTGGATTTTCGAAATTCATCCCATAAACGCGGTGGTCTGTCTGGTCTGGCAAAG AAAATCTTGGGAGCAGAAATAGACAAAACAAGACGAGTAAGCAACTGGGAGCAACGACCTTTAACTCAGAAGCAG CTAGAATATGCTGCTCTTGATGCTGCTGTACTCTTGAAAATATATGCACATCTTCCGGATCAAGCAGAGTTCAAAGTGCGGGACTGGACATCAGGCATT GAAAAGGGACATCACCTGGACAAGCCACCAGAGCCGATGAATGGATCAGCTTCAGGTTGGATTATCGCGCCTTCAGGTTGGGAGTCATAG
- the LOC108193914 gene encoding anaphase-promoting complex subunit 13 gives MAEVSLGVLIDIVDEEWMRDTLPDDDLQLPPELAPKTEDAEDSNQETPQADGDAWHDLALGTQ, from the exons ATGGCAGAAGTAAGCCTAGGTGTTCTTATAGACATTGTGGATGAGGAATGGATGAGGGACACTCTGCCTGATGATG ATCTCCAGTTGCCGCCTGAACTTGCTCCTAAAACCGAGGACGCTGAAGATTCAA ATCAGGAGACTCCACAAGCTGACGGGGATGCTTGGCATGATCTCGCATTAGGAACTCAATAA